A stretch of the Clostridium botulinum genome encodes the following:
- a CDS encoding DUF1287 domain-containing protein, with translation MVVFCGNRDYIAIISDKRRGDGIPYIIHNAGPYSKEEDGLRLRVLLVKEVYNFRWK, from the coding sequence ATAGTAGTTTTTTGTGGCAATCGAGATTATATAGCTATTATTTCTGATAAAAGAAGAGGTGATGGTATACCATATATTATTCATAATGCAGGTCCATATTCAAAGGAGGAAGATGGATTAAGGTTAAGGGTTTTATTAGTTAAAGAAGTCTATAATTTTAGATGGAAATAA
- a CDS encoding DUF3793 family protein, whose protein sequence is MSKCYLEAYMKTMDSFSDKDYLLSTILYSIAPTLAGEKVSSLVNFNKTRKRDLYNFWMEYKEEIIDVLNIEYFELKKTEDMCVVLFYNDNQLTDILSNARNQNFLSRFNYSNFDSNIECLEMLKERYENLCPHEIGIFLGYPLKDVIDFVECPNKQCLLLGYWKVYNDIKDAQIKFNKFDSIKDKVVYLMVQGTEPSQILSYI, encoded by the coding sequence ATGAGTAAGTGCTATTTAGAAGCATACATGAAAACAATGGATAGTTTTAGTGATAAAGATTACTTACTTTCAACTATACTATATAGTATTGCACCGACTCTTGCAGGAGAAAAAGTGTCTTCGCTTGTAAATTTTAACAAAACAAGAAAAAGAGATTTATATAATTTTTGGATGGAATATAAAGAAGAAATTATAGATGTTTTAAATATAGAGTACTTTGAACTGAAAAAGACAGAAGATATGTGCGTGGTTCTTTTTTATAATGATAATCAATTAACGGATATATTATCTAATGCAAGAAATCAGAACTTTTTGAGTCGTTTTAATTATAGTAATTTTGATTCAAATATTGAATGTTTAGAGATGTTAAAAGAGAGATATGAAAATTTATGCCCACATGAAATTGGCATATTTTTAGGATATCCGCTTAAAGATGTAATAGATTTTGTTGAGTGTCCTAATAAACAATGCTTATTACTTGGATATTGGAAAGTATATAATGATATAAAAGATGCTCAAATAAAATTTAATAAATTTGATTCAATAAAAGATAAGGTAGTTTATCTTATGGTTCAAGGCACTGAACCTTCCCAAATTTTGAGTTACATTTAA
- a CDS encoding GntR family transcriptional regulator, whose amino-acid sequence MRILISNSSNQPIYEQIVEQIKALILKNELNEGEVLPSIRNLAKELGISVITTKRAYEELEREGFTETVRGKGTFVAPQNKELMRETKLKIIEEKLSEAVNESKILGLTWDEIVEMLKILYED is encoded by the coding sequence ATGAGAATATTAATATCGAATTCTTCTAATCAGCCCATATATGAGCAAATAGTTGAGCAAATAAAAGCATTAATTTTAAAAAATGAGTTAAATGAGGGAGAGGTTCTTCCTTCTATAAGAAATTTAGCCAAGGAATTAGGTATAAGTGTAATTACAACTAAACGGGCATATGAGGAGCTGGAAAGAGAAGGATTTACTGAAACGGTTAGAGGAAAGGGAACTTTTGTAGCACCACAAAACAAAGAACTCATGAGAGAAACAAAATTAAAAATAATTGAAGAAAAACTCTCTGAGGCAGTAAATGAAAGTAAGATATTAGGACTTACTTGGGATGAGATAGTAGAAATGTTAAAGATTTTGTATGAGGATTAG
- a CDS encoding ABC transporter ATP-binding protein — MEKILEVKNLCKEYKKFAIDDISFNLERGYIMGFIGPNGAGKSTTIKLIMNLIKKTSGEINIFGLNNEKHEKDIKDRIGFVYDESHFYEDLTIKSMKNIIAPFYSKWDEKTFKNYLRDFDLDPKKKIKELSKGMKTKFTLAIALSHEAELIIMDEPTAGLDPIFRREILDILSDIIQDDSKSIFFSTHITTDLDRIADYVTFINKGKIEFSKSKDDVIENYALIRGGCELINEETKKYFIGLSKNSFGFEGIAKDRKEIKRVFQDNCIIERPTLEDIMLYTVRGDKNV; from the coding sequence ATGGAGAAAATTTTAGAAGTAAAGAATTTATGTAAGGAATATAAAAAATTTGCTATTGATGATATAAGTTTTAACTTAGAAAGAGGATATATAATGGGTTTTATTGGCCCAAATGGAGCAGGAAAAAGTACAACAATTAAGCTTATTATGAATTTAATTAAAAAAACTTCAGGAGAAATAAATATATTTGGACTTAATAATGAAAAACATGAAAAAGATATAAAAGATAGAATAGGATTTGTATATGATGAAAGTCATTTTTATGAAGATTTAACAATTAAAAGTATGAAAAATATAATAGCACCTTTCTATAGTAAATGGGATGAAAAAACTTTTAAGAACTATTTAAGAGATTTTGATTTAGATCCTAAAAAGAAGATAAAAGAACTTTCAAAGGGAATGAAAACGAAATTTACACTTGCAATAGCTCTTTCACATGAAGCAGAGCTTATAATAATGGACGAACCTACAGCAGGACTTGACCCTATATTTAGAAGAGAAATACTTGATATATTAAGTGACATTATACAAGATGATAGCAAAAGTATATTTTTTTCTACTCATATTACAACTGACTTAGATAGAATAGCTGATTATGTAACTTTTATAAATAAGGGCAAGATAGAGTTTTCAAAAAGTAAAGATGATGTTATAGAAAATTATGCACTTATACGAGGTGGATGTGAGCTTATAAATGAGGAAACTAAAAAATATTTTATTGGTTTAAGTAAAAATTCTTTTGGATTTGAAGGAATAGCAAAGGATAGAAAAGAGATTAAACGAGTATTTCAAGATAATTGTATTATCGAAAGACCTACTTTAGAGGATATAATGCTTTATACAGTAAGAGGTGATAAAAATGTTTAA
- a CDS encoding ABC-2 transporter permease: MFNLIMKDMRTVYTKKSIMFYIFYEAILFLAFSDNYNIQGLNKMFVIGSFLAISGLISAFIQDEKNKCEIIINSLPINRNKIIFARYLSVFVHIVAILVILMIFPIICRAFNFINIYFFSMQDIKGVLKMISIVLVFTSIILPVYFKFGITNVKAINIIFSMCFFGVMGGMGIIYSSADIIPMYQLQMFVLIALVIFIVSSLISVKIYSKKDIG; encoded by the coding sequence ATGTTTAATCTTATAATGAAGGATATGAGAACTGTGTATACCAAAAAAAGTATAATGTTTTATATATTTTATGAAGCAATATTATTTTTGGCATTTAGTGATAATTATAATATACAAGGTCTAAATAAAATGTTTGTTATAGGAAGTTTTTTGGCCATATCAGGTCTTATATCAGCGTTCATTCAGGACGAGAAAAATAAGTGTGAAATTATAATAAACTCACTTCCTATAAACAGAAATAAAATTATATTTGCAAGATACTTAAGTGTATTTGTTCATATAGTAGCTATTCTAGTAATTTTAATGATATTTCCGATAATATGTAGAGCTTTTAACTTTATTAATATATATTTTTTTAGTATGCAAGACATAAAAGGTGTTTTAAAAATGATTTCTATAGTTCTAGTTTTTACGTCAATAATACTTCCTGTATATTTTAAATTTGGAATTACAAATGTAAAAGCTATAAATATAATTTTTTCTATGTGCTTTTTTGGAGTTATGGGTGGTATGGGGATTATTTATTCTAGTGCTGATATTATTCCCATGTATCAACTACAAATGTTTGTATTAATAGCTTTAGTGATTTTTATAGTATCTAGTTTAATATCTGTAAAAATTTATTCAAAGAAAGATATAGGTTAG
- a CDS encoding ABC-2 transporter permease: MKNLILKDIIIAKKSFWIGMIINAIFFMSWGYYGKLSIFINTICIIIFIFMYVEGSNVYDDLYKSYMIIASLPIKRSDIVKTKYIQVPIYLVIGEVEMIMIYFIMKYFKIYEYNPLCINFKIILINIVGILIYYAVYYPIYFKVGSRYTKNINSSIFMIVVLLPTIILKTLKKHPNVDIVKSLRLLTNYKGILIVLLGAILMFIVSFKTSQRIYIKRDLQ; encoded by the coding sequence ATGAAAAATTTAATATTAAAAGATATCATAATTGCTAAGAAAAGCTTTTGGATTGGAATGATTATTAATGCTATATTTTTTATGTCTTGGGGATATTACGGTAAGCTTTCAATATTTATTAATACAATTTGTATAATTATATTCATTTTTATGTATGTTGAAGGGTCAAATGTGTATGATGATCTTTATAAAAGTTATATGATTATAGCTAGTTTACCAATTAAAAGAAGTGATATCGTTAAAACTAAATATATTCAAGTACCAATATATTTAGTTATTGGGGAAGTTGAAATGATAATGATTTATTTCATTATGAAATATTTTAAAATTTATGAATATAATCCTTTATGCATAAATTTTAAAATTATACTAATTAACATTGTCGGAATATTGATATATTACGCGGTGTATTATCCTATATATTTTAAAGTAGGAAGTAGATATACAAAGAATATAAATTCAAGTATATTTATGATAGTAGTATTATTACCTACAATTATTCTTAAAACTCTAAAAAAACATCCAAATGTAGACATTGTAAAGTCATTAAGGCTTCTTACTAATTATAAGGGAATTTTAATTGTTTTACTAGGTGCTATATTAATGTTTATTGTTTCTTTTAAAACTTCTCAAAGGATTTATATAAAACGAGATTTACAGTAA
- a CDS encoding FeoA family protein — MENTLKNIPVGSKAKVVGILRNSQFKRRLMDMGIIPGVEITVTGKAPLGDPIEILVRGYKLTLRGKEAVDIMVG, encoded by the coding sequence ATGGAAAATACTTTAAAAAATATCCCAGTAGGTTCAAAAGCTAAAGTGGTTGGTATATTAAGAAATAGTCAATTTAAAAGAAGACTTATGGATATGGGAATAATCCCAGGAGTAGAAATTACAGTTACGGGTAAAGCTCCACTTGGGGATCCTATTGAGATTTTAGTAAGAGGATACAAGCTTACCTTAAGAGGAAAAGAAGCTGTAGATATTATGGTAGGTTAA
- a CDS encoding FeoA family protein, protein MSILPLNFFVEGESGVVEDIKGDTNLFQRLSSMGFNKGATLQVVKNDLGPLIVALGGNRVAVERAIAHKIMLEPADLSYE, encoded by the coding sequence ATGAGTATTTTACCTTTAAACTTTTTTGTAGAAGGTGAGTCAGGAGTAGTAGAAGATATAAAGGGTGATACTAATTTATTTCAAAGATTATCTTCTATGGGATTTAACAAAGGAGCAACACTACAAGTAGTTAAAAATGATTTGGGACCTCTTATTGTTGCATTAGGGGGAAATAGAGTTGCAGTTGAAAGAGCTATTGCTCATAAAATCATGCTGGAACCAGCTGATTTAAGTTATGAGTAA
- the feoB gene encoding ferrous iron transport protein B, translating to MSTIALIGNPNCGKSTIFNALTGSKQHIGNWPGVTVEKKEGKVKVDNEVYTIIDLPGTYSLGAYSEDERVARDYILKEKPDVVVNVVDASNIERNLYLTTQLIEMGANVVIALNMMDEAESKNIKINVEALSKELNIPIISTVAVKKRGVKELLREAVKNIGNKVNNKVFQFGNEIDGEISNIGGLVQEYFNDLDYPSNWIAIKLLEQDEFIMSNLNTKSNWGKFSKFLNESMENIFKHLGQDAEMAIVDKRYDFIGKVVSKGVKKESGFKETTSDKIDKIVTHKILGLPIFALIMFVMYQLTFIVGADLQDRTEKLIGVLGDKVGDIMTNSGASKMLTSFVHDGIFGGVGSVVSFLPLIMVLYLLMGILEDSGYMARAAYVMDRIMRMLGLHGKTFVSMIIGSGCNVPGIMATRTLESKKDRMIAILINPFVSCGARMPIYMLFIAAFFPEHGGAMLFLLYVIGIIVALIMGKIFSKTLFKGEKSYFIMELPPYRLPSSKNVFMNMWDKVGGFLKRAGTIIFAVVTLLWVLGVLPFGVEPNSEASLLGRIGSAIAPIFKPAGFGTWQASVGLFTGITAKEAVVATLGTVYAGVEEGTEVVKAIQGVFTPLTAFAFMVMNLLYTPCGAAIATIKRETNSTKWTIFAAVYTFAIGWIAAVLIFQIGRLLGFK from the coding sequence ATGAGCACTATTGCTTTGATTGGTAATCCCAATTGTGGAAAAAGTACAATATTTAATGCCCTAACTGGTTCTAAACAACACATAGGTAACTGGCCAGGGGTTACTGTAGAGAAAAAAGAGGGAAAAGTTAAAGTTGATAATGAAGTTTATACAATAATAGACTTACCAGGTACATACAGTCTGGGAGCTTATTCAGAAGATGAAAGAGTTGCTAGAGATTATATATTGAAAGAAAAACCAGATGTTGTTGTAAATGTAGTAGATGCATCTAATATTGAAAGAAATTTATATTTAACTACACAACTTATAGAAATGGGTGCCAATGTAGTTATAGCATTAAATATGATGGATGAAGCTGAAAGTAAGAATATAAAAATAAATGTAGAAGCTTTATCAAAAGAATTAAACATTCCGATAATTTCAACAGTTGCGGTAAAGAAAAGAGGAGTTAAAGAACTTCTAAGAGAAGCTGTTAAAAATATAGGAAATAAGGTCAATAATAAAGTATTTCAATTTGGAAATGAAATTGATGGGGAAATTTCAAATATAGGTGGATTAGTACAAGAATATTTTAATGATTTAGATTATCCAAGTAATTGGATTGCAATAAAATTATTAGAACAAGATGAATTTATAATGAGTAATTTGAATACCAAAAGTAATTGGGGCAAATTCTCAAAATTCCTAAATGAGAGTATGGAAAATATATTTAAACATTTAGGACAAGACGCTGAAATGGCTATAGTAGATAAAAGATATGATTTTATAGGAAAAGTTGTTAGTAAAGGTGTTAAGAAAGAAAGTGGATTTAAAGAAACAACATCAGATAAAATTGATAAAATAGTAACTCATAAGATATTAGGATTGCCTATATTTGCTTTGATTATGTTTGTTATGTATCAATTAACATTTATAGTTGGTGCAGATCTTCAAGATAGAACAGAAAAATTAATTGGGGTTTTAGGTGACAAAGTTGGAGACATTATGACAAATTCAGGGGCATCTAAAATGCTTACAAGCTTTGTACATGATGGAATATTTGGAGGCGTAGGTAGTGTTGTATCATTCCTTCCTCTTATAATGGTATTATATTTATTAATGGGTATACTTGAAGACAGTGGTTATATGGCAAGAGCAGCTTATGTTATGGATAGAATCATGAGAATGCTTGGATTACATGGTAAAACTTTTGTATCTATGATAATTGGTTCAGGTTGTAACGTACCAGGTATCATGGCAACAAGAACTCTTGAAAGTAAAAAAGATAGAATGATTGCAATACTTATAAATCCTTTTGTGTCTTGTGGTGCAAGAATGCCAATATACATGCTATTTATAGCAGCGTTTTTCCCAGAACATGGTGGAGCAATGTTATTTTTATTATATGTAATAGGAATTATAGTAGCATTAATAATGGGTAAAATTTTCAGTAAAACTTTATTCAAGGGAGAAAAATCTTACTTTATAATGGAGCTTCCTCCATATAGATTACCATCATCTAAAAATGTATTTATGAATATGTGGGATAAAGTTGGAGGATTCTTAAAGAGAGCAGGGACTATCATATTTGCAGTTGTAACATTACTTTGGGTACTTGGAGTATTACCATTTGGTGTAGAGCCGAATAGTGAAGCTAGTTTACTTGGCAGAATTGGATCAGCAATTGCACCAATATTTAAACCAGCTGGATTCGGTACTTGGCAAGCATCAGTTGGATTATTTACAGGTATAACTGCAAAAGAAGCTGTTGTTGCAACTTTAGGAACAGTATATGCTGGTGTTGAAGAAGGTACTGAAGTTGTTAAAGCAATCCAAGGAGTATTTACTCCATTAACAGCATTTGCATTTATGGTTATGAACTTACTATATACTCCATGTGGAGCAGCTATAGCAACTATAAAGAGAGAAACTAATTCTACTAAATGGACTATATTTGCGGCAGTTTATACATTTGCAATAGGTTGGATTGCAGCAGTTTTAATATTCCAAATAGGAAGATTACTAGGATTTAAATAG
- the brnQ gene encoding branched-chain amino acid transport system II carrier protein: MNKKQKDILIMGTALFAMFFGAGNLIFPPSLGLMAGKDWITCGIGFFITAIGMPLITIIAVCRAGGTIDDMGNKIGPKFSKIIATIIILAIGPLFAIPRTAATTFETGIKPSLPGASQLIVSIIFFAVTLYFVINPSETIDKIAKILTPLLLIIMFLLIIKGIIAPLGHPVTKMTTSPFPKGFTEGYQTMDALASLLFAGVVINSIKNKGYISKNEQISMTIKAGIISSIALAVIYGGLMYLGASTNSIFPIDKPKGDLLIAITYMSLGDFGKIALGLVVSLACLTTSVGLTATVGNYFNEFSNNKVSYRTVVIITVVFSTIVSNIGLDTLVSCTLPVLVTMYPVAIVLVLMNLASNILPKNSYIGAIIATFLVSLYDGFKIAGFNMSSIGNIISYLPFAKAGFFWIVPAFIGGLLSTLLLNKTTKCTSLLSDKN; this comes from the coding sequence ATGAATAAAAAACAAAAAGATATCTTAATTATGGGAACAGCACTGTTTGCTATGTTCTTTGGGGCTGGTAACTTGATATTTCCTCCATCTTTAGGATTGATGGCAGGCAAAGACTGGATTACATGTGGTATAGGATTTTTTATAACCGCTATAGGTATGCCATTAATTACTATAATAGCAGTTTGTAGAGCAGGAGGCACTATAGATGATATGGGCAATAAAATAGGACCTAAATTTAGCAAAATAATTGCGACAATAATTATACTTGCCATAGGACCTTTATTTGCAATACCTAGAACAGCTGCAACAACTTTTGAAACTGGAATAAAACCTTCATTACCTGGCGCTAGTCAATTAATTGTTTCTATAATATTTTTTGCAGTTACTTTATATTTTGTAATAAATCCTTCTGAAACTATAGATAAAATAGCTAAAATTTTAACTCCTTTACTTTTGATTATTATGTTTTTATTGATTATAAAAGGGATAATAGCTCCACTTGGACACCCTGTTACTAAAATGACTACTAGCCCTTTTCCTAAAGGCTTTACAGAAGGATATCAAACAATGGACGCTTTAGCATCATTACTTTTTGCAGGTGTAGTAATAAATTCTATAAAAAATAAAGGCTATATATCTAAAAACGAACAAATTTCCATGACTATTAAAGCAGGAATAATATCCTCTATAGCTCTTGCTGTTATATACGGTGGTCTTATGTATCTTGGGGCATCAACCAACTCTATTTTCCCAATAGATAAACCTAAAGGAGATTTGTTAATTGCAATAACATATATGTCTCTTGGTGATTTTGGTAAAATAGCTTTAGGTCTAGTTGTATCGTTGGCTTGCCTTACCACTTCTGTTGGACTTACAGCTACTGTTGGTAACTATTTTAATGAATTTAGTAATAATAAAGTTAGTTATAGAACTGTGGTTATAATAACTGTTGTTTTCAGCACTATAGTTTCTAATATTGGTCTTGATACACTAGTATCTTGTACACTTCCTGTCTTAGTAACTATGTACCCTGTTGCAATTGTTCTTGTCCTTATGAACTTAGCTTCAAATATTCTTCCTAAAAATTCTTATATTGGTGCTATTATCGCTACATTTTTAGTTAGTTTATATGATGGTTTTAAAATAGCTGGTTTTAATATGTCTAGTATAGGAAATATAATTTCTTATCTCCCTTTTGCAAAAGCCGGTTTCTTTTGGATAGTACCTGCATTTATAGGCGGATTATTATCAACATTATTATTAAATAAAACAACGAAATGTACATCATTATTAAGTGATAAAAATTAG
- a CDS encoding ECF transporter S component, which translates to MSEKVLTRRKFSTRQITTIGALFAIVIVLGATGLGFIPVPPVNLTIMHIPVIVGSLLEGPIVGGMLGFLFGCFSMFHAINTPTPVSFIFLNPVVSILPRILIGVTPYLVYKYLNIKKYTKIRIGIAAAVGSFTNTLGVVGLMYALYLNQYSQALHISTSAASKTMLFLVLNGFNSAGLSIVVALPIVLAVRKVRGSK; encoded by the coding sequence ATGTCAGAAAAAGTTTTAACAAGAAGGAAATTTAGCACAAGGCAGATAACGACGATAGGTGCATTATTTGCTATAGTAATAGTACTAGGAGCTACTGGATTAGGGTTTATACCAGTGCCACCTGTAAACTTAACTATAATGCATATTCCAGTAATTGTAGGGAGTTTGCTTGAGGGACCTATAGTTGGAGGAATGCTTGGATTCTTATTTGGATGTTTCAGTATGTTTCATGCAATTAATACGCCAACGCCTGTATCATTTATATTTTTAAATCCAGTGGTGTCTATTTTACCAAGAATTTTAATTGGGGTAACACCTTATCTAGTATATAAGTATTTAAATATAAAAAAATATACTAAGATAAGAATAGGGATTGCAGCAGCAGTAGGATCATTTACAAATACATTGGGAGTTGTTGGTTTAATGTATGCATTATATTTAAATCAATATTCACAAGCTTTGCATATATCCACTAGTGCGGCTAGTAAGACCATGCTTTTCCTAGTTTTAAATGGATTTAATTCTGCTGGACTTTCAATTGTAGTAGCACTGCCTATAGTTTTAGCAGTTAGAAAAGTAAGAGGAAGTAAATAA
- a CDS encoding folate family ECF transporter S component translates to MKKINVMVYMAFMVTLEIICTRFLAIETPIIRIGFGFVPVAMAGMIFGPLLAGIVGVVSDILGMIIFPKGAYFPGFTLSAFAGAVIYGFFFYKKNVSLKRVILAVGIITLVVNLTMNTIWLTIITGKAARALLIPRAIKEATMFPIHIVLIYTVWKLVDKFEFVPRLITKSNK, encoded by the coding sequence TTGAAAAAAATAAATGTTATGGTTTATATGGCTTTCATGGTTACGCTAGAGATTATATGTACTAGATTCTTAGCTATAGAAACGCCGATTATAAGAATAGGATTTGGGTTTGTTCCAGTGGCTATGGCAGGAATGATATTTGGACCACTTTTAGCTGGTATTGTTGGGGTGGTATCGGATATATTGGGAATGATTATATTTCCAAAAGGAGCTTATTTTCCTGGATTTACTTTAAGTGCCTTTGCAGGAGCAGTCATATATGGATTTTTCTTTTATAAGAAAAATGTGTCTTTAAAAAGAGTAATTTTAGCTGTAGGTATTATTACACTTGTTGTAAATCTAACTATGAATACAATATGGTTAACAATTATAACTGGGAAGGCAGCAAGAGCTTTACTTATACCAAGAGCTATAAAAGAGGCTACTATGTTTCCGATTCATATAGTTTTAATTTATACTGTATGGAAATTAGTAGATAAATTTGAATTTGTACCTAGACTTATTACAAAGTCTAATAAATAA